One Drechmeria coniospora strain ARSEF 6962 chromosome 01, whole genome shotgun sequence genomic region harbors:
- a CDS encoding transporter: protein MTPSIQSRDSGGGHQGQPSPSVSSSTAGFPFEQAVLDNGDDDDDDDDDDDDDRVGHVDEELGRFLSSRLERRRSSFARNLAAVADIGGVNSFRSFARSLQRAASFAEVIPRRPSLILAPDIQPLVDPTEGGDGLQYDQSVASNGPTSRTSLLAQQFHPSSLPTRGWPSAATSPGPGPSHSLGFGAASGPAGFIDREHKAFDADTAAGVLPAGSPSSSSMFAIPPHLAAPSVIESYGSFKSSHYGTIGTVPPRGSFSFEGGWRARFGEHDGDGLEGDDENDAAHGEERPILVKEIKQGDKVVLTVEGQSTLPQSVFNSINAIIGVGLLSLPLAFQMSGWIIGLALLTLLALVTAHTAKLLGRCMNADASVITYSDLAYVSFGTRARVVVSALFTLELLAACVALVILFADSIDLLLPGVASVDVWKCVCAALILVLNALPLRWLSYTSVIGIFSTFCIVCIVAVDGLVKEHAPGSLWEPAATHLFPSNWLALPLAYGLMASPWGAHSVFPSIYRDMRHPRKWKTGVNITFSFSYTLDTCLAVIGILMFGDGIEDAITSNLLRTDGYPKTLNILMCISITIIPLTKIPLNARPLITTADVICGVSNDRRPHRHNWLEANRQSTIIIACAKGLIRVVVVLTLLSISILFPAFDSVCAFLGAALCSLISIILPISFYLKLYWKDISLGGRVTYWAILCFFSMLGMIGTIWTFLPRHLVGAGPGSGMH, encoded by the exons ATGACGCCTTCGATCCAGAGTCGGGACTCAGGAGGTGGCCACCAGGGTCAGCCGTCGCCTTCAGTGAGTTCCTCAACAGCGGGCTTCCCGTTCGAACAAGCAGTGCTCgacaacggcgacgacgacgatgacgacgacgacgacgacgacgatgatcgTGTTGGTCATGTTGATGAAGAACTTGGACGCTTCCTCTCCTCGCGGCTGGAACGTCGACG GAGCTCTTTCGCTAGAAACCTCGCCGCTGTGGCCGACATTGGCGGTGTCAACAGCTTCAGATCCTTCGCCCGCAGCTTGCAGAGGGCCGCTAGCTTTGCCGAAGTCATCCCTCGCCGACCCAGCCTGATCCTGGCTCCCGACATACAACCTCTCGTGGACCCGACTGAGGGGGGTGACGGTTTACAGTACGATCAGAGCGTCGCGAGCAATGGGCCAACCTCTCGCACAAGCCTCCTGGCCCAGCAGTTCCACCCGTCCTCGCTCCCGACTCGAGGTTGGCCTTCAGCCGCTACGTCTCCCGGGCCCGGGCCGAGCCACagcctcggcttcggcgcaGCGTCCGGCCCAGCCGGCTTCATCGACAGGGAGCACAAGGCGTTCGATGCGGATACGGCTGCCGGCGTCCTGCCTGCCGGTTCACCCTCCAGCTCCAGCATGTTCGCCATCCCTCCTCACCTGGCCGCCCCCTCTGTTATTGAAAGCTATGGGTCCTTTAAAAGTTCCCACTACGGAACCATCGGTACCGTGCCGCCACGAGGCTCGTTCAGCTTCGAGGGTGGGTGGCGGGCTCGCTTTGGggagcacgacggcgacggcctcgaaggGGACGACGAGAACGATGCTGCCCATGGCGAGGAGCGCCCGATACTCGTCAAGGAGATCAAGCAGGGTGACAAGGTTGTACTTACCGTCGAGGGGCAGAGCACCCTACCTCAGTCTGTTTTTAACTCTATAAACGCCATCATTGGAGTCGGCTTGCTGAGCCTGCCCTTGGCCTTCCAGATGAGCGGCTGGATCATTGGCCTCGCTCTCCTCACGCTGCTGGCTCTTGTCACCGCGCACACCGCCAAGCTGTTGGGGAGGTGCATGAATGCCGACGCCAGCGTCATAACCTATTCCGATCTGGCATACGTCTCCTTCGGTACCAGGGCCCGCGTCGTCGTTTCGGCTTTGTTTACACTCGAATTACTCGCCGCCTGTGTTGCCCTCGTCATCTTATTTGCCGACTCCATCGATCTCCTCCTACCCGGTGTCGCCAGTGTCGATGTTTGGAAATGCGTTTGCGCCGCCTTGATTTTGGTCCTTAACGCCTTACCGCTGCGCTGGTTAAGTTACACGAGCGTCATCGGCATCTTTTCTACATTCTGCA TCGTTTGCATTGTTGCCGTTGACGGACTCGTCAAGGAGCACGCGCCAGGCTCCTTGTGGGAGCCTGCCGCGACTCATCTCTTTCCTTCAAACTGGCTGGCTCTCCCACTTGCGTACGGTTTGATGGCTAGCCCATGGGGTGCACACTCTGTTTTCCCTTCG ATCTATCGAGATATGCGTCATCCTCGCAAGTGGAAAACGGGCGTCAATATCACGTTCTCCTTTTCC tacacgttGGACACATGCTTGGCCGTCATCGGTATCTTGATGTTTGGCGATGGTATCGAAGATGCCATCACCTCCAACCTCCTCAGGACAGACGGGTACCCTAAAACCTTGAACATCCTGATGTGCAtctccatcaccatcatcccGCTAACCAAGATCCCTCTCAACGCCCGTCCCCTCATTACCACCGCCGACGTCATTTGTGGCGTTAGCAACGACCGTCGGCCCCATCGCCATAACTGGCTTGAAGCAAATCGACAATCGACCATCATCATTGCTTGTGCCAAGGGCCTGattcgcgtcgtcgtcgtcctgacTCTCCTATCAATATCGATTCTCTTCCCCGCCTTTGACTCGGTCTGCGCTTTTCTCGGCGCAGCACTGTGCTCGCTCATATCGATTATTCTGCCCATTTCTTTCTACTTGAAACTATATTGGAAAGACATCTCACTGGGGGGGCGTGTCACTTACTGGGCTATTCTGTGCTTCTTTTCGATGTTGGGGATGATCGGCACTATCTGGACCTTTCTGCCAAGGCATCTCGTCGGTGCAGGGCCTGGAAGTGGCATGCATTGA